The genomic interval TTTTACCTGCCGTATGCGTGATATACGATACACAATATTTATAGACAAATTGTAAACAATTATTACACGAGCTTTAACTGTGGGCCTCTTCTATCAAATAGCTGGTAGAATAATTAGCATAATGTCGGTCGGCAAAGACAATGAATGGGGCTCTTGCTGGGTTTTTATTATGTTTCGAAAGCTAACGACGCTTCAAATTGTGTAAAGCTCGAATTTAAAATTGTGGACGAGCCAGACATGAAACCATAAACTGCTTTCTTTGGCAACAAACATTTGtttacatgtttttttttttgtatttttattatatatcaCTTTGACttgaattaatttatgcacatTTGGCAGACGCAACCGGCTGAGCAGGGCATCTGCTCCGCACAACTCAACGAGCCAACTAATTTGGCGATCAGTTAACGTTTTGGGTCTTGGCCAGCTGCATATGCATAAGAAATGACTTTCTTTCGATATTTGTCGCATTTACCAATAATATTTCGCATTAATTCCGCATTGGCGTTGAAATATTATGAGATTATACTAATTTGAATACCGAGTCGCTTGGCTAGCCCGGGTTATATAACGGTCCAACTGAGATGCATCTCTAATCTGAATATTTCCGAATATGGTTCCGTGATTTGCCAACCACATGGCTAGGCTGTCCGGCGCTGGGCAGCTGGGACAATAGATTCGATAATTTTATACCCAAATTTCTTTTGGGTAGGGAAACGCAGCCACATATTCGGAGCTCTTATAAAAACATTGCCAGCGCTCGATTGGGGCATCAGTTGAGTTCAATCTGCTCGGGTCAGTTGAAGTAGAAGTTCACAGTCCGCCAGGCTCAAAAGCAAAAATGCAACAATTCTCCCTTCTAGTGGTAAGTCGCAGGGTCTAATTTGTTTGTGCCTCACTTCAAGCTGAACTCCTTCATATTCGCAGTGCTTGTCGTGCGTGGTGCTCGTCGCCGCAGCTCCGCAGGGCTACAAGTATCAGCAGCCAGCTCTTCAGGCGGGCAATCTGCGTCCGCAGACGCCGCTCTCGGCAAGTGGAATATACAATGTGCCCGCCCAGCAGCCCGTCTTCAATAATGTTGTGGAGGCACCGTTGCCACAGCCTCTGCCGCAGGCCCAGCAGGTTGTCtatcagcagccgcagccccaGATTCAGCAGCAATTCGTGCCTTCTCCGCCCCAGCAGCAGTTTGTGCCCCAGATTCAGTCGCAGCCCCAGATCCAGCAGCAGTTCGTGCAGTCACAGTATCAGGCGCAGCGTCCCTCGATCGTGACCAAGGATATTTACATACACTCGGCGCCCGATGACACCGAGGAGCTGCAGTCGGCGCCTCAGTTGGATAACACGCCCATTCGCAAGAACTATCGCATTGTGTTCATCAAGGCGCCCACACAGAATCTGAAGCACACCGCTGCCGCGCTGAAGCGCGCCCAGGCCAGCAACGAGGAGAAGACTGTCATCTATGTGCTGTCTAAGAAGCCCGACATCAACGAGATTCACCAGCACCTGCAGCTGACCCAGAACGAACCGAAGGTGCACAAGCCCGAGGTCTACTTCATCAAGTACAAGACCACGGAGGAGGCACAGCGCGCCCAGCAGGAGATCCAGGCCCAGTACGATGCTCTGGGCGGTGCCACACACATCTCGGACGAGGGTGTCGCGCCTATTAGCAGCttctccggctccggctctcTCAACCTGGGCAACATTGTGCCGCAGCACATCCAGCAGCAGGCCCAGTCCCAGGCCCAGAGCGTGGGCATCCAGCAGCAGAACTTCCAGAGCGGCAACTACCAGAGCGGCAACTTCCAGAGCGGCGGCTT from Drosophila virilis strain 15010-1051.87 chromosome 2, Dvir_AGI_RSII-ME, whole genome shotgun sequence carries:
- the TwdlF gene encoding transcription factor SPT20 homolog, which translates into the protein MQQFSLLVCLSCVVLVAAAPQGYKYQQPALQAGNLRPQTPLSASGIYNVPAQQPVFNNVVEAPLPQPLPQAQQVVYQQPQPQIQQQFVPSPPQQQFVPQIQSQPQIQQQFVQSQYQAQRPSIVTKDIYIHSAPDDTEELQSAPQLDNTPIRKNYRIVFIKAPTQNLKHTAAALKRAQASNEEKTVIYVLSKKPDINEIHQHLQLTQNEPKVHKPEVYFIKYKTTEEAQRAQQEIQAQYDALGGATHISDEGVAPISSFSGSGSLNLGNIVPQHIQQQAQSQAQSVGIQQQNFQSGNYQSGNFQSGGFQSSGGFQSSGLQTSSVSSGANFGVNVPSKRYIPAKTK